In the Desulfitobacterium hafniense DCB-2 genome, AGCCGGAGGAGCCTTCGATAAAGGAACCAAAAAGCCAAGCTACAATAATAACCTGAATACGACGGTCAGGAGTGATATCGGTAAAACCATTCCGAATGGTTTGAAGCCCGCCGCTCTCCTGCAAGGTGTTCAGAAGCAGGATGGAGCCGAAAATAATATATAAGAGCGTGATGGCAGTGACAATACCATTAACCGTGGCTGCACCGACCTGGGCGCCCGGAACTTTCCATACAAAAAGGGCTAGTACCACTGCTACTACAAAAGAAATTGGCATCGCTTTACTGGCGGGCCACTTTAAGCCGACCAGAAAGATTGCAACGACTAAGATTGGCATCAATGATAGGATGGCTAATAGTCCTGTACTCATTATAGACCTCCTCAATTTTTCTCTAAATAATACTCATTTAATCTTTGTTTGCTTGTTCATCGTTTTCCAGAAAGTATTTAGTTTCTAAAGCTGATTTCTAAAATATCATTTACCTCAATAAGCATCCCCCCTTTAAGCGTAAAAAAAATAGTCAAATGATAATATATCATCTGGCTAGACCAGCCTTTGTTTTACTATTTCGACAAAGAGCTTAATATTCCTTCTTTTAATTTGAAAATTTACAATAATTAAAATTTTCTCAAGATACTTGGAAGGATGTTTATACTATTAATTCTATATTTTCTAAATGCTTAGCATATTCCTATAATTCGACCTAATCCCTTTATTTCCTCTTTTTTCGACCCATTTTTTATTACCACGCTATTTTGGCCAATGAATCTACGGCAAAAGACGGCTTCTGGCTGAATGCCAGAAGCCGTCTTTTGCTTGTTTTCAGTCTGTCTAACTGCGACAGTTCCCTTAAGGAGTAAATAAATCAAGTATTGATGCTTTTGGGTATGGATGTGTTCAACTTTTTAAGCCTGTTTTTGTTCGTGGCTATAACATAGATCAATACTGCATAGAACACGGCAAGAATGATTGAACCTAAGTTAAACGGTCCTTGGGCGTTCCAGTACAGAAGCGAATAACCAAAGGCACCGGGAATAAAGGCATAGTAGAGGAAGAACATAAAGGTCTTTCTGATGGTCTCCCCTTCTCTGCCCAGGAAGCCAACCACAGCAGAAGCAGCTACAACGTTGTGGATGCAAATAACGTTTCCTGCTGCACCGCCAATGGCCTGGAGAGCAACAACCCAAAGGGGCCACTGCATTGCCATGGGAGCCAGGGCAGGATTGCCGTCTACAATCAGCTGAGCAGTCTGGAACTGGAACAAGGAGAAGGTCATATTGCTGACGGTATTGGAACCGGCGACAAAAGCGCCTAAACCACCGATAATCGGTGCAAACAACGGCCACAATCCGCCTGCTAATTGGTAAGTGGCTTCAGCCAAGGCATAGGGCATCTTGAGCAGTTCGGCGGCTCCGCCACCGGAGTTGATGAACACTTGAACCATGGGCACGGTGAAAATCAAGGCCACGCTGGCACCGGCAGTGACTTTACCTGCTTGTTTCCAGGCTTTGACGTAGGAATCTGTTTTCATCCCATGAACCAGGAAGGTCAGCAGGGAAACAATAATAAAGATCGTGCCCGGTGAATAAAGAATGACCCATTTTTCAGTCAAGCCCCCGATGGCCGGATAAGTAATCGCCACATCGTTTAAAAAGGCTTTAAGCGGGGGTATGAAACGGGTAATGAGGATCAGGCCCGCTACAAAAATGTAAGGCAGCCAAGCGACCAATGTTGACATACCGCCGGGCTTTTCAACATAGTGAACCTCAATATTGCCCGTCCAGGAAGGATCCCAATCTTTCTTATCTATGAAATCCCAGGTATCTTCTTCTTTAGGGGTAAGGAACTTGTTTTTGGCGGCGAAGATAACGATAACCAACCCAATGAGGGCTCCCAGCATCGAGGTTAACTCGTAATTGACAAAACGGTTAATCAGAACGTAAGGGATGGTAAAAGCCAGGGCACTGAACAAAGCGAAGGGCCAAATAGCGATTCCTTCCGACCAGGATTTGTTCTTGCCAAAATATCTGGTTAAGAAAGCGACAACAAAGAGGGGAGTCAAAAATCCACCGACGAAGTGTAAAATAGCCACATTATGAGCAATAAGTGCGATAAATTGATCATAATACGCAATTGGGTTCAGAGTGCCAGCTGCATCCACAATATTAATGCCGAGATTAGAGGCAAATTCATTGATGCCAGGGTCCGTTCCGGCTCCCAAACCGGTCCCGACTCCCGTACGTATGGGAGTTCCTACCGCCCCAAAGGAAACCGGTGTGCTCTGAATCATCATGCCGGCGATAACCGCGGCAAAGGCCGGAAAGCCGAGTCCCAGCATCAAGGGG is a window encoding:
- a CDS encoding L-lactate permease — protein: MSILLQGFLALLPILVVAIFLVGLKWPASKAMPLSYITVVIVGLLVWKLPVIQIVGGTVKGLVVALSLLYIIFGSVLVLYTIMESGGLAQIRQSLIGVSADRRIQVIIVAWLFGSFIEGASGFGTPAAVACPLMLGLGFPAFAAVIAGMMIQSTPVSFGAVGTPIRTGVGTGLGAGTDPGINEFASNLGINIVDAAGTLNPIAYYDQFIALIAHNVAILHFVGGFLTPLFVVAFLTRYFGKNKSWSEGIAIWPFALFSALAFTIPYVLINRFVNYELTSMLGALIGLVIVIFAAKNKFLTPKEEDTWDFIDKKDWDPSWTGNIEVHYVEKPGGMSTLVAWLPYIFVAGLILITRFIPPLKAFLNDVAITYPAIGGLTEKWVILYSPGTIFIIVSLLTFLVHGMKTDSYVKAWKQAGKVTAGASVALIFTVPMVQVFINSGGGAAELLKMPYALAEATYQLAGGLWPLFAPIIGGLGAFVAGSNTVSNMTFSLFQFQTAQLIVDGNPALAPMAMQWPLWVVALQAIGGAAGNVICIHNVVAASAVVGFLGREGETIRKTFMFFLYYAFIPGAFGYSLLYWNAQGPFNLGSIILAVFYAVLIYVIATNKNRLKKLNTSIPKSINT